One Ignavibacteriales bacterium genomic region harbors:
- a CDS encoding carboxypeptidase regulatory-like domain-containing protein, with protein MKPTITKWFAVAFLALLCIGTSSLFAQGITTAAIGGKIVSSTGEALPGANIIAVHTPSGTTYGTSSRPNGRFTIPNVRVGGPYTVTVSFVGYKKTARENVYTNVSQTVDIDFTLTEEAIQAAEVVITAQRSSVMNSSRTGAATNFDKLALATLPTISGRIQDFARLTPEARGNSVFVGQDNRYNNTTVDGSYFNNSFGLAGQPGERTGVAPISLDAIEQVQVNIAPFDVRQGNFVGAAVNTVTKSGTNNFTGSAGYAWRNQGYIGTQAGDNVYNPGTFDYSKLTVSLGGPIIKNKLFFFINYEGDKTEQPGTTFSANPGGATVGGNMTRVLGSDLDALATFLTTKFNYNPGTYQGYNFATPGKRYLAKLDFNLDQNNKLVLRYNHLDSQTDVLLSNSSSLGFGTRRSNTTGLNFSGSNYTILENMRSIVGEWNSVIGNNMSNNLIAGYTFSDESRGDVGTLFPFVDILNSGSVYTSFGSEPFTPNNELRYSSYQIQDNFTWDLGNHVLTFGFSGEKYHSENVFFPGKQSAYVYNSLADFYTDANGYIANPSRTVSPVTLRTFQVRYNNIPGMEKPIQPLDVYYWGAYAQDEWQINKDLKLTVGLRFDIPSFGETGYANANADALTFMDETGAAVKYNTAKLPAANILFSPRFGFNWDVFGNRTTQVRGGSGIFTGKPAYVWISNQIGNTGVLTGFLSATNTTAYPFNPNPDRYKPATVTGAPAATYELAITDPNFKFPQQWRSNIAVDQKLPLGLVATGEFIYGKEINGVYYINANQSTPNSAFTGADTRARWVAIAGVANANRINQAVQDAVVMKNEDKGFSYSISATLERPAADGFYGKVAYNYGISKNTVDPGSIAFGSWSGNQVPNNPNNAPVGFSPTSPGSRIFASLSYRAEYFNFGSTTISLFWDTYTIGNGSYTSSGDVNGDGNSSNDLLYVPRGVSEMNFADIKSGTTVTFTAAQQAAAWDAYISQDEYLSTRRGQYAERGGAFMPMLSRADVSVVQSIFTDAFEKKHTLEIRLDILNVGNLINKSWGQSQRFVNLQPLINATTATDAQPKFTMRVVNGALMDHTFEKTAGLPDVYSFQLGLKYYFN; from the coding sequence TACACCGTGACAGTGTCTTTCGTGGGATACAAGAAAACTGCCCGCGAAAATGTTTACACAAACGTTTCTCAAACAGTTGACATCGATTTCACACTGACTGAAGAAGCCATTCAGGCAGCAGAAGTCGTCATCACAGCACAACGGAGTTCCGTGATGAACTCCAGCCGCACAGGCGCTGCGACCAACTTCGACAAACTCGCTTTGGCAACATTGCCGACCATTTCCGGCCGCATTCAGGACTTTGCACGCTTGACCCCTGAGGCCCGCGGCAACTCCGTCTTCGTCGGTCAGGACAACCGCTACAACAACACGACGGTCGACGGTTCGTACTTCAACAATTCATTCGGACTTGCCGGACAGCCCGGCGAGCGAACAGGCGTTGCACCAATCTCACTCGATGCTATCGAGCAAGTTCAGGTCAACATCGCCCCCTTCGACGTCCGCCAGGGTAACTTCGTCGGCGCCGCAGTCAATACGGTAACAAAAAGCGGAACCAACAACTTCACTGGATCGGCGGGCTATGCCTGGCGTAACCAGGGATACATCGGCACGCAGGCAGGCGACAACGTCTACAATCCTGGCACGTTCGACTACAGCAAGCTCACTGTAAGTCTCGGCGGACCGATCATCAAGAACAAGTTGTTCTTCTTCATCAACTACGAGGGAGACAAGACCGAACAACCGGGGACAACCTTCTCTGCGAATCCCGGCGGCGCAACGGTGGGCGGCAACATGACCCGCGTTCTCGGAAGCGACCTTGACGCGTTGGCAACTTTCTTGACGACAAAGTTCAACTACAATCCGGGGACCTACCAGGGCTACAATTTCGCTACTCCTGGCAAGCGCTATCTGGCAAAACTCGATTTCAACCTTGATCAAAACAACAAGCTGGTTCTCCGTTATAATCACCTTGATTCTCAGACAGACGTGCTCCTTTCCAACTCTTCTTCGCTTGGATTCGGGACCCGCCGCTCCAACACGACAGGTCTGAACTTTTCCGGATCGAACTATACGATTCTCGAGAACATGCGCTCTATCGTGGGAGAGTGGAACTCCGTTATTGGCAACAATATGTCCAACAACTTGATCGCCGGCTACACGTTCAGCGATGAAAGCCGCGGTGACGTTGGGACATTATTCCCGTTCGTTGACATCCTCAACAGCGGATCAGTCTACACGTCGTTCGGCTCTGAACCATTCACGCCGAACAACGAGCTTCGTTATTCGAGCTATCAGATTCAGGACAATTTCACATGGGATCTTGGCAACCATGTGCTGACGTTCGGTTTCTCGGGTGAAAAATATCACTCAGAAAATGTCTTCTTCCCCGGCAAACAGAGCGCCTACGTCTACAATTCCCTCGCGGATTTCTACACAGACGCGAACGGGTACATTGCCAATCCAAGCAGGACCGTCTCCCCTGTTACCCTGAGAACATTCCAGGTCCGCTACAACAACATTCCGGGCATGGAAAAACCAATTCAACCTCTTGATGTCTATTATTGGGGCGCCTACGCACAGGATGAATGGCAGATCAACAAAGATCTCAAGCTGACCGTTGGTCTCCGTTTTGACATCCCGAGCTTTGGCGAAACCGGCTATGCTAATGCAAATGCCGATGCGCTCACTTTCATGGATGAGACCGGCGCCGCGGTGAAATACAACACGGCGAAGCTTCCGGCCGCCAATATCCTCTTCTCACCACGGTTCGGCTTCAATTGGGATGTATTCGGAAATCGTACCACCCAGGTCCGCGGCGGATCCGGAATCTTCACCGGCAAACCAGCATACGTGTGGATCTCGAACCAGATCGGCAACACGGGCGTGCTGACAGGCTTCTTGTCGGCTACCAACACGACAGCCTATCCGTTCAATCCGAATCCTGACCGGTACAAACCGGCTACCGTAACCGGGGCGCCCGCTGCGACCTACGAGCTGGCAATCACCGACCCGAACTTCAAGTTCCCGCAACAATGGCGCTCGAACATCGCTGTTGACCAGAAGCTGCCGCTCGGCCTCGTGGCAACTGGCGAGTTCATCTATGGCAAAGAAATAAACGGCGTCTACTATATTAATGCCAACCAGTCGACTCCGAACTCAGCGTTCACGGGAGCCGACACCCGCGCGCGCTGGGTTGCGATTGCGGGCGTTGCCAATGCCAACAGAATCAACCAGGCTGTTCAGGATGCTGTGGTCATGAAAAACGAGGACAAGGGCTTCTCGTACAGCATATCCGCTACCCTCGAACGTCCGGCGGCCGATGGATTCTACGGCAAAGTTGCGTACAACTACGGCATTTCAAAGAATACGGTCGATCCGGGTTCCATCGCTTTCGGTTCATGGTCTGGCAACCAGGTGCCGAACAACCCGAACAACGCACCAGTCGGATTCTCGCCGACCTCACCGGGAAGCAGAATCTTCGCTTCCTTGTCCTACCGTGCTGAGTACTTCAATTTCGGCTCAACGACCATCTCGTTGTTCTGGGATACGTACACCATCGGCAACGGCAGCTATACCTCCAGCGGCGATGTGAATGGCGATGGAAACTCCAGCAACGACCTGCTCTACGTACCGCGTGGCGTCTCCGAAATGAACTTCGCAGATATCAAGTCCGGCACGACAGTCACGTTCACCGCGGCCCAGCAAGCGGCTGCGTGGGACGCGTACATCAGCCAGGATGAATACCTTAGCACCCGCCGGGGTCAATATGCAGAACGCGGCGGCGCGTTTATGCCTATGCTGTCCCGTGCCGACGTGAGCGTTGTCCAGTCGATTTTCACGGATGCTTTTGAGAAAAAGCACACCCTCGAGATCAGACTCGACATCCTGAATGTTGGCAATCTCATCAACAAGAGCTGGGGACAGTCACAGCGGTTTGTGAACCTGCAGCCATTGATCAACGCTACGACGGCTACAGACGCACAACCCAAGTTCACCATGCGCGTCGTCAACGGTGCGCTGATGGACCATACGTTCGAGAAAACTGCAGGCCTTCCGGATGTGTACAGCTTCCAGCTCGGCCTGAAGTACTACTTCAACTAA
- a CDS encoding PorV/PorQ family protein: protein MRFIIVLLFSCVLSAATLRAQLMPTLGAQRAGTASVQFLKIGVGARAGAMGESFVSIANDASALYWNPAGISQFKDDQVLFAHTSWLVDMQHEFIGAVYHLSPDDAVGLSVTTLHTEDMPVTTELQPLGNGTYFHYGDMAVGVTYSRKLTEQFSFGGTVRYFEETLDVLKLRGTVIDLGTYYWTGLGSLRFSAVVSNFGNQVSASGSVEILNGSTVSQFQQFSPPTVFRFGFALEPFQNESHSLTTSLQLNHPNDNSENLSMGAEYQYMKTFFARGGYKMNVDEEGFSFGVGLATSLNLFSFSLDYGYAPFRNLGGVHRISMFVKL, encoded by the coding sequence ATGCGGTTTATCATAGTGCTTCTCTTTTCCTGCGTTCTTTCGGCCGCCACGCTGAGAGCTCAGCTGATGCCCACGCTGGGTGCGCAGCGCGCCGGTACTGCAAGCGTGCAGTTCCTCAAGATAGGTGTTGGGGCAAGGGCGGGCGCTATGGGGGAGAGCTTCGTCTCGATCGCCAACGATGCCTCGGCGTTGTACTGGAACCCCGCCGGGATCTCCCAGTTCAAGGATGACCAGGTGCTGTTCGCACATACGTCGTGGCTCGTCGACATGCAGCACGAGTTTATCGGAGCCGTGTATCATCTGTCGCCGGATGACGCAGTCGGACTCTCTGTTACGACGCTTCATACGGAAGACATGCCAGTAACAACAGAGTTGCAGCCGCTGGGAAATGGAACGTACTTCCACTATGGAGACATGGCTGTTGGAGTAACCTACAGCCGCAAGCTGACGGAGCAGTTCAGCTTTGGAGGGACGGTCAGGTACTTTGAAGAAACACTCGACGTCCTGAAGCTGCGCGGCACGGTGATTGACCTTGGAACGTACTACTGGACCGGTTTGGGGTCGCTGAGGTTTTCGGCTGTGGTCTCGAACTTCGGAAATCAGGTTTCTGCGAGCGGGAGCGTCGAAATCCTCAACGGTTCAACTGTATCCCAGTTCCAGCAGTTCTCTCCGCCTACGGTGTTCAGGTTCGGGTTCGCGTTGGAGCCTTTCCAAAATGAATCGCACTCTCTGACGACCTCGTTGCAGCTGAACCATCCGAATGACAACTCGGAGAATCTGAGCATGGGGGCAGAGTACCAATACATGAAAACGTTTTTCGCCCGGGGCGGCTACAAGATGAACGTCGATGAAGAGGGATTCTCCTTCGGCGTCGGGCTTGCCACCTCGCTGAATCTCTTTTCCTTCTCTCTTGACTATGGTTACGCCCCGTTCAGGAATCTCGGCGGTGTGCACAGAATATCAATGTTTGTGAAACTATGA
- a CDS encoding TonB-dependent receptor has translation MMKTAMKMLMLLPLVLALNDTLSAQNKSVIKGRVRDAKTLEGLPSVNVTIKGTYYGAATDPDGNFSIQGVGIGSYTLQYSLIGYTTVQRTDVRVEAGKEVVADQDLSETTLSIGQEVLVIGKRPLFNLEETASRRAVTSEDIKSTAVTDVREVVTQQIGVVQTDNEVHIRGGRSNENAYLLDGISIQDPLSGTGFGLQISADAVQEIEVLTGGYNAEYGQATSGVVNVTLKEGAQKYQGSLSTKRDRLGLSDRIAHSFNTDVYEATISGPEPVTTFLLPLVGIRTPGTLTFFSNLYVGISDGFTGARAKQLVSSTFYGSRFAPREENNWFWLAKLTWKPASLFRLSYSYNHSVAINQNSQSLQTNLEYVEPSPGYQYDFQNILDGANTYTHNNQLHVLSLTHTLSNTLFYEMKFSHFFTNLRADANGKDYTQYTEPKDIVTFPVQYYNIGHDTIGVIPGDGFYDYGNGFTWHDHYVIENTLKLDVTNNFSDKNRFKAGFELTMQEMQNIDIYEPWIGVLGLNNDIYTVRPAFGALYVQDNITFSGMILNAGLRFDYWFPGKYVDDAVDNPAVVTIPDQIRQDYKDKTYSLFGRRWKGRLSPRIGISHPVSDNQMLFFSYGHFSKLPKPQFVYAKLNPVSAQSTFQKFGNPDLNPETTVAYEIGLQSQFSTDDVLTVTAYNKDIFDYVSTKQARLTSARLSSSNFITYVNQDYARSRGIEIEFRKRIGQWFRGTVSGSYSITTGKSSTPDQAVLVARGIEDETIKENYVTWDRPVQLNLNTTFMVGKDKPLFGFAPGILDDYNVHFRVFYQSGKRYTPSIFDGYLTNGKPAYVADQSNLLGGVGASWFWIDMNVEKYIRIANLEFTLSMQVKNLLDTKNSAIINPVTGRAYELGDRTPSGWNDPMYPQLQAPVSTYPFNPARYLTGRNAQLGLGIRF, from the coding sequence ATGATGAAAACGGCGATGAAAATGCTGATGCTGTTGCCGTTGGTGTTGGCGCTTAACGACACTTTGAGTGCACAGAATAAGAGCGTGATCAAGGGCCGCGTACGTGATGCGAAGACGCTCGAAGGCCTCCCCTCTGTCAATGTCACGATCAAAGGAACGTACTACGGCGCTGCGACTGATCCTGACGGTAACTTCAGTATTCAGGGAGTTGGCATAGGCAGTTACACGCTTCAGTACAGTTTGATCGGCTATACAACGGTGCAGCGGACAGATGTGCGCGTCGAGGCGGGAAAAGAGGTTGTCGCAGATCAGGATCTCTCGGAGACGACGCTGAGTATAGGGCAGGAGGTCCTCGTGATCGGCAAGAGGCCTCTCTTTAATCTTGAAGAAACCGCAAGCCGCAGGGCGGTGACGTCTGAAGACATCAAGTCGACCGCAGTAACAGACGTGAGGGAAGTCGTCACTCAACAGATCGGAGTCGTGCAGACTGATAACGAAGTACACATCCGCGGCGGCCGCTCAAACGAAAATGCGTACCTGCTCGATGGTATCTCCATCCAGGACCCGCTGTCAGGGACGGGCTTCGGACTTCAGATCAGCGCAGACGCGGTGCAGGAAATCGAAGTCCTCACCGGCGGCTATAACGCCGAGTATGGGCAGGCGACGTCCGGCGTGGTCAATGTGACGTTGAAGGAAGGGGCGCAAAAGTACCAGGGGAGTCTCTCGACAAAGAGGGACAGGCTGGGTTTGTCGGACCGGATCGCACACAGTTTCAATACCGATGTCTACGAAGCGACGATCAGCGGCCCTGAACCGGTTACCACCTTTCTCCTTCCATTGGTCGGAATCCGGACCCCCGGCACCCTGACGTTCTTCAGCAATTTATATGTTGGAATCTCTGACGGTTTTACAGGAGCGCGGGCGAAGCAGCTTGTCTCGTCGACGTTCTATGGATCGAGATTCGCCCCGCGGGAGGAGAACAACTGGTTCTGGCTCGCGAAGCTGACGTGGAAACCGGCTTCCCTCTTCCGGCTCTCCTATTCGTACAATCATTCAGTCGCTATCAATCAGAACTCGCAGTCCCTTCAGACAAATCTGGAATACGTCGAACCGAGCCCAGGGTATCAATATGATTTCCAGAACATTCTTGATGGGGCGAACACGTACACGCACAACAATCAGCTCCATGTCCTGAGCCTCACACACACGTTGTCGAACACGTTATTCTACGAAATGAAATTCTCCCACTTCTTCACGAACCTCCGTGCGGACGCAAATGGGAAAGACTACACGCAATACACAGAGCCGAAGGACATCGTCACGTTCCCGGTTCAGTACTACAACATTGGGCATGACACGATCGGCGTCATTCCCGGTGATGGCTTCTACGATTACGGGAATGGGTTTACGTGGCACGATCATTACGTCATCGAAAACACGTTGAAGCTCGATGTCACGAACAACTTCTCCGACAAGAACAGATTCAAAGCCGGCTTCGAGCTTACGATGCAGGAGATGCAGAATATCGACATCTACGAGCCCTGGATCGGTGTCCTGGGTCTGAACAATGACATCTATACGGTCCGTCCTGCATTCGGTGCCCTGTATGTGCAGGACAACATCACTTTCAGCGGTATGATTCTCAACGCCGGCCTGCGGTTCGATTACTGGTTCCCTGGCAAGTACGTGGACGATGCGGTTGACAACCCGGCGGTGGTTACGATTCCGGACCAAATCAGACAGGATTATAAAGACAAAACGTATTCGTTGTTCGGACGCCGCTGGAAAGGGAGACTGAGTCCCCGCATTGGTATCTCGCACCCGGTGTCGGACAACCAGATGCTGTTCTTCTCCTACGGACATTTTTCGAAGCTTCCGAAGCCGCAGTTTGTGTATGCGAAGCTGAACCCGGTATCCGCGCAATCGACGTTTCAGAAGTTCGGCAATCCTGACCTGAATCCCGAAACGACGGTCGCCTACGAAATCGGGCTCCAGTCGCAGTTCTCCACAGACGACGTCCTCACCGTTACCGCGTACAACAAGGACATTTTCGACTATGTCTCGACGAAGCAGGCCCGGCTCACATCGGCGCGGCTTTCGTCGTCGAACTTCATTACGTATGTGAATCAGGACTACGCGCGGTCACGCGGCATCGAAATCGAATTCCGCAAGAGAATCGGACAATGGTTCCGTGGAACAGTGAGCGGTTCATATTCGATCACAACCGGAAAGAGCTCCACACCGGATCAGGCCGTGCTGGTGGCGCGCGGCATCGAGGATGAGACGATTAAAGAGAACTACGTCACGTGGGACAGGCCGGTGCAGCTGAACCTGAACACGACGTTCATGGTCGGGAAGGACAAGCCTTTGTTTGGATTCGCACCCGGGATCCTCGACGATTACAACGTGCATTTCCGTGTCTTCTATCAGTCCGGAAAGCGGTACACACCATCAATCTTTGACGGCTATCTGACGAACGGGAAGCCGGCGTATGTCGCCGATCAGTCAAATCTGCTCGGAGGCGTCGGAGCATCGTGGTTCTGGATCGACATGAACGTGGAGAAGTACATACGGATCGCCAATCTTGAATTCACTCTATCGATGCAGGTAAAGAATTTGCTGGACACAAAGAATTCTGCAATCATCAACCCGGTAACCGGTCGCGCATATGAACTTGGCGACAGGACGCCGAGCGGCTGGAACGATCCAATGTATCCCCAGCTGCAGGCACCAGTATCGACATACCCGTTCAACCCTGCACGGTACCTGACGGGACGCAATGCTCAGCTTGGACTAGGAATAAGGTTCTAA